Part of the Gordonia crocea genome is shown below.
GCCGTTGTCCATCACGTGGCGCAACAGGTCCTCGTACGGCGTGGGGATGGACGCGCTCATGGCCCGAGTCTAGCCAGCACCGCCCGATGCGGGCGGCAGGCGCGGCGTGGGCAATGAACCGCGCGATCGCCGAAACGGCTGACTTCGGTGCCCGGACTCCGTACCCTCGGTATTGAGACAGAAGTCTTGATCCGTTTCATTCCCTATGGATCGGGTCCCAGCCCACGGGGAGGCCGACGATGCCGAATCTGAAGAACGTCCAGTCCGACGCGAAGAAGAAGATCCGATCCGCACTGGCCCAGGCCAGTTCCGCCTATCCCAGCCGAACCGCACCACTCGCGCAGCCGCCGGCGGGTTCGGGACTCGAACCGGTGATGGGCGAGGCCGGGATGCCGTACCTGGGCAGCGCCTTCGAGATGCTTGACGACCCGCTCAAGGTGTCGATGGAGCGCTATGAGCGCTACGGCGGCATCTCCTGGGGCCGCAGTATCGGCATGAACCTGGTGACCCTCATCGGCCCGGCCGAGGTCGAGGCCGCGTGGATGAACAAAGAGAAGGCGTTCTCCTCCGAGCAGGGCTGGGAGCCGATGATCGGCCCGTTCTTCCACCGCGGGATCATGCTCATGGACTTCGAAGAGCACATGCACCACCGGCGCATCATGCAGCAGGCGTTCGCGCCAGCCCGGTTGCGCGGCTACCTCGGGATCATGACCCCGCACATCGACAAGATCCTGGCGAACTGGGACGTCGGTACCGGTTTCCCGGTCTACTCCCGGGTCAAGGACCTGGCACTGACTCTGGCCACCGAGGTGTTCATGGGCGCCGCGGTCACCGAGAAGGAGGCCCACCGGCTCGAGTCGTCGTTCGAGGCCGCGGTGCGCGGTGGACAGGCGCTGATCCGGGCCGACATCAAGGTCGGCACCTGGGCGCGGGGCCTGCGGGGTCGCGAGGCGCTGCAGGAGTACTTCCGCTCCGAGATCGCGGCGCGGCGGGTCGGCACCGGCGACGACCTGTTCACCGTCCTGTGTCACACCGAGAGCGACGACGGGGAGACCTTCACCGACGAGGACGTCGTCAACCACATGATCTTCGTGATGATGGCGGCCCACGACACCAGCACGATCGCCTTGTCGATGCTCACCTACTTCCTCGGCCGCAACCCCGAGTGGCAGGACCGCCTGCGCGCCGAATCGCTGGCGCTGGGCAAGGCCTCCATCGACTACGAGGACATCGACAAGCTACCCAGTCTCGACCTGGCGCTCAAAGAGACGCTGCGCATGAACGCCCCCGTCGGGATGCTGTTCCGGATGGCGATCCGCGACACCGACATCCTCGGCAAGTACATCCCCAAGGGCACGCTTGTGGCCATCCACCCGTGGGCGACGATGCTGCTCGACGAGTGGTGGCCCGAACCCACCAAGTGGGACCCGGAGCGCTTCTCCCCCGAACGCCGCGAGGACAAGGTGCACCGCTTCGCCTGGTCGCCGTTCGGCGGCGGCGCGCACAAGTGCATCGGCCTCTACTTCGCCGGCATGGAGATCAAGGCGATCATGCACCAGATGCTGCAGCGCTTCGAGTGGTCGGTGCCCGAGGACTACCGACTCCAACTGACCTACGGCACCGGCCCCACGCCGGCCGACGGCCTACCGGTCGATTTCCGCCGCCGCGCCTAAGCCCCGTGCTTGTGCGGTCGATTGTGACCAGTATGTGGTCACCATCGACCGCACAAGCGTTCCCGCCCGGTCTGGTTCAGTCCGCCATGAGCCCGGCGGCCACGGTCGCGCCGAGTTCCCAGCACGCCTGCACCGCGGCCTTGTCCGGTTTGTTCGACGCGACCACGTAGGCGGCGGCCTTCTCCCAGCCCAGACCGGCGGTGATCCGGTCTACGGCGTTCTCCGCGCCCTCGGTGCCCTCGTTGCCGTGCAGGTACAAGCCGAACGGGCGTCCCCGCGTCGAGTCGAGGATTTGGTAGTAAGAGCAGTCGAAGGCGTGCTTGAGGGCACCGCTGATGTAGCCGAGGTTCGCCGGGGTGCCCAGCACATAACCGTCGGCCTCGAGGAAGTCGGTGGACGAGACCGACAGGGCGGCGCGACGCACCACCTCGACCCCCTCGATATCGGGATCGGTCGCGCCGGCCACCACCGCCTCGAACATCTCCTGGCAGTGCGGCGACGGGGTGTGGTGCACGATCAACAGTCGTTTCACGACGGCTCCTTCCGCGGTCTTGCCCCGACCCTAGTGCCGGCCGGCCAGGGCCAGCAGCCGGTCGACCGGACGTTGCGACGCCGCCTCACCGACGGCATCGACCATGCCCCACCCCCGGAACTCGTCGAGGATCGGAACGGCCTCGACGAGCAGGTACTCGACCAGCCCGTCCGACGGCTCCCACGTGGCCCCGATCCCCTGCGCCAGGTCGTATGCGTGCAGCGCGAGTTCCATCACGCGCATCGCGACCAGCTGCCGCCCGGGCCGCCAACCGGCACGATGCTCGACCTCGACGTCGAGGTCGGCCGTGGCCATCGCATCGCGAAAAGCGTTCTGGAACAACCAGAACGGCGCGACGGGATCACCGTCGACGAGATAGTCGGTGCTGCGGGTGGCGGCCACCTCCGCCTCGCCGCCGCCGCGTAGCAGGATGGCGTAGCGGTCGCCGCCGCCGACGAGGTGGTTGACCAGTTCGCGGTTGCTCCAGTCGGCGCAGCCGGACGGGGCGCCCAGATCCGCGGCCCCGACCCGCTCGAGGACTCCCGTCCACAGCAGCACCGCCTCATCGATGGCCTCGGTGTGGCCGAGCACGCCGACTACCCGGCCTTCTCGTCCGCGCCCGCCCGGTATTGGGTGATGGCGGCCTTCATCATCTCCCGTGCCCGCGTGCGGTCTCCGGCGTAGTCGTAGGCGCGGGCGATCCGGTACGTGTTGCACCAATCGTCGGGATCGGCCTCCCATTCGGCACGGACCTGCTCGAACAGCTCGTCGGCCGCGGCGCGCTCCAGGCGACCGGAGGGGCGCCGGGGCAGCGACGACACGTCGAGGTCCCGCCCCAGTGCGTCGGCCGCCGCGCCGAGGCGCTGGTGCCAGAGTCCGGCCGACAGCGTCGAATAGATCATC
Proteins encoded:
- a CDS encoding cytochrome P450, encoding MPNLKNVQSDAKKKIRSALAQASSAYPSRTAPLAQPPAGSGLEPVMGEAGMPYLGSAFEMLDDPLKVSMERYERYGGISWGRSIGMNLVTLIGPAEVEAAWMNKEKAFSSEQGWEPMIGPFFHRGIMLMDFEEHMHHRRIMQQAFAPARLRGYLGIMTPHIDKILANWDVGTGFPVYSRVKDLALTLATEVFMGAAVTEKEAHRLESSFEAAVRGGQALIRADIKVGTWARGLRGREALQEYFRSEIAARRVGTGDDLFTVLCHTESDDGETFTDEDVVNHMIFVMMAAHDTSTIALSMLTYFLGRNPEWQDRLRAESLALGKASIDYEDIDKLPSLDLALKETLRMNAPVGMLFRMAIRDTDILGKYIPKGTLVAIHPWATMLLDEWWPEPTKWDPERFSPERREDKVHRFAWSPFGGGAHKCIGLYFAGMEIKAIMHQMLQRFEWSVPEDYRLQLTYGTGPTPADGLPVDFRRRA
- a CDS encoding flavodoxin family protein is translated as MKRLLIVHHTPSPHCQEMFEAVVAGATDPDIEGVEVVRRAALSVSSTDFLEADGYVLGTPANLGYISGALKHAFDCSYYQILDSTRGRPFGLYLHGNEGTEGAENAVDRITAGLGWEKAAAYVVASNKPDKAAVQACWELGATVAAGLMAD
- a CDS encoding TIGR03086 family metal-binding protein, encoding MLGHTEAIDEAVLLWTGVLERVGAADLGAPSGCADWSNRELVNHLVGGGDRYAILLRGGGEAEVAATRSTDYLVDGDPVAPFWLFQNAFRDAMATADLDVEVEHRAGWRPGRQLVAMRVMELALHAYDLAQGIGATWEPSDGLVEYLLVEAVPILDEFRGWGMVDAVGEAASQRPVDRLLALAGRH